The sequence GCCGGTGCAGCATGGAGACGTCGCACCGGATGACGCACGGTGTCCGGTCCCCGAGACCGCGGCCGCCACTCCCCCGTACGGTCCAAAGCGCCCCGCCGACTTCCGGGCCTCCGCTTCTTGATGCGTCACCTCCTCCTGCGGGGTCATTCTTAACGCAAGATTGACGCCCACGGACCACCGATCCGTGGGCCTGGGCGTCACTCTCTGCTTACGCTGGTGCCGCCGTCCGTGTGATGGCCGGAAACAGCTGAGCCGCACACCAGGAGCACGCCGATGGTCACGACCGAGCACCCCCCCAGTCGCCTGCGGTCCTGGATGCTGGAGGGGCTGTCCGACATGGGCAAGCACGGTGGCCAGGTCGGACCCCAGGCCGCACCGGAGCCCGCTCACAAGGGCCAGCGCTGGTGGCGCGTGATGTGCCTGACGGGTGTCGACTACTTCTCGACCCTCGGTTACCAGCCGGGCATCGCGGCCCTGGCGGCCGGCCTGCTGTCGCCGATCGCGACCATCGTGCTCGTCATAGTCACCCTGGCGGGCGCGCTTCCGGTGTACCGCCGGGTCGCCGAGGAGAGCCCGCACGGCGAGGGTTCCATCGCCATGCTGGAGCGGCTGCTGTCCTTCTGGCAGGGCAAGCTGTTCGTGCTGACGCTGCTGGGCTTCGCGGCCACCGACTTCCTGATCACCATCACCCTCTCCGCCGCCGACGCCTCCACCCACCTGGTGGAGAACCCGCACCTCACCAGCACGCTCCACGACCACCAGATGGTGATCACCCTGTTCCTGGTGGCGCTGCTCGGCGCGGTGTTTCTCAAGGGCTTCCTGGAGGCCATCGGTGTCGCCGTCGCCCTGGTCGGCATCTATCTCGCGCTCAACGTCGTCGTCGTGATCGTCGGCCTGTACCACGTCATCACCGCCGGACATGTGATCACCGACTGGACCAGCGCCCTGACCACGGAACACGGCAACGTCTTCGTCATGATCGGCGTGGCGCTGATCGTCTTCCCGAAACTCGCCCTGGGCCTGTCCGGCTTCGAGACCGGCGTCGCCGTCATGCCGCACGTCGAGGGCGACGCGGGTGACACCGAGGAGCTTCCGACCGGCCGGATCCGGGACACCAAGAAGCTGCTGACCACCGCCGCCCTGATCATGAGCGCCTTCCTGATCACCACCAGCTTCATCACCACGCTGCTGATCCCGGCGGACGAGTTCAAGACCGGCGGCCAGGCCAACGGCCGCGCGCTCGCCTACCTCGCGCACGAGTACCTCGGCAACGCCTTCGGCACCGTCTACGACGTCTCGACCATCGCCATCCTGTGGTTCGCCGGTGCCTCCGCCATGGCCGGCCTGCTCAACCTGATGCCGCGCTATCTGCCCCGTTACGGCATGGCCCCGCACTGGGCACGCGCCGTCCGCCCGATGGTCATCGTCTTCACGCTGGTCGCCTTCCTGGTCACCTGGATCTTCGACGCCGACGTCGACGCGCAGGGCGGCGCCTACGCCACCGGTGTGCTGGTGCTGATCAGCTCCGCGGCGATCGCCGTGACCATCGCCGCCCACAAGGCGGGGCAGCGCGGCTGGACCATCACGTTCGCGATCATCTCGGTGGTGTTCCTCTACACGACCGTCGTGAACGTCATCGAGCGCCCGGACGGTGTGAAGATCGGTGCCTGCTTCATCGCGGGCATCATTCTGGTCTCGCTGATGTCCCGGCTGGCCCGCGCCTTCGAGCTGCGTGTGACGCACGTGACGATGGATCCGATGGCGGAGCGATTCGTCCGGGACATGGCCAGCCGCAAGATGCGGTTCATCGCCAACGAGCCCGACCGGCGCGACAAGGCCGAGTACCGCGACAAGATCGAGCAGATCCGGGCCGACAACGAGATGCCCGAGCAGGAGGACTTCGTCTTCGTCGAGGTCACGGTGACCGACCCCTCGGAGTTCGAGGCGGGCCTGACCGTGCAGGGCGAGGTGCTGCACAACCGCTACCGCGTCCTGACCGTGGAGTCCGCCTCCATCCCCAACGCCCTCGCCGCGCTCCTCCTGCACGTCCGGGACATGACGGGCTGCACCCCGCACATCTACTTCGAGTGGACCGAGGGCAATCCGTTCGCCAACTTCCTGCGCTTCTTCCTCTTCGGGCAGGGCGAGGTCGCCCCGGTCACCCGCGAGGTCCTGCGCGAGGCGGAGCCGGACCGCGACCGGCGCCCGCGCGTGCACACCGGCTGAGACGGACACATCCGGTCCGGGGACGACAGGAGCCCCCGGACCCGGCGACGGCACGCGCCTCAGGCCCTCGCCGCCCTCCCGCCGAACAGCCGCCGAGACGGCCGCACGTCCAGCCGGCCCATGCTCAGCCGCCCGTGTATCTCCACCCGCAGCACCACAGGCGTCCCGGGCTCCCGGGCCGGCCGCACCTTCGTCGTGCCGTAGTCGATCACCAGGGAGTCACTGTCCACGACCACGCCGGGACGGGTGATCAGCCGCAGGGTGCCGCCCGCCAGGTCCAGGTCGATGCGGAGGCTGTCGTGGCCTATCTCCGCCCGGCTGAAGTCCAGGGTCACATCGCCCCAGGTCGACCGGATCTCCATCCGGCGGGGCACCGACCACCCTTCGCCGCGCGTGGTCGAGGAGGACTGCTGCTCGATACGGACGACGTCCTTCACCGGGGCGAGCCCGGCAGCTTCACTCGGCAGGTCGGCCGTCAGCGGGGCCAGATCGCCGAGCGTGCGCGCGGACAGGGCAGCCGCCATCCGCTCCTCGTGCTCCTCCGTGGTGAGCCGGCCGTCTCCCACGGCGGCGGTCAGCACGTCCACCACGCGGTCCCGGTCCGCGTCCGAGGCCCGCAGCGCGGACGGCTCCTCCGTACGCATCAGCTCGGCCGACATACCCTCACCCCGATCAAGACGCCCCCGCAGGGATCCACCATCGCGCACTAAAGCTATATCGCGATATACACAACGGCCAACCCCGTGTCCGCGGTTCCCGCGCCGTGGCCCTATCGTGACCGGCATGCAGTCCTACACGATCGGCCAGGCGGCGCGGCTTCTCGGCGTGAGCCCGGACACCGCCCGGCGCTGGGCCGACGCCGGCCGGATGGCCACCCATCGCGACGAGGCCGGGCGGCGGCTCATCGACGGCAAGGACCTCGCCGCGTTCTCGGTCGAACTGGCCAAGGGGGGCAGCGGCGAGGAGGACGCCTCCTACACCTCGGTCCGCAATGCCTTCCCGGGGATCGTCACCGCGATCAAGCTCGGTGACGTCGCCGCCCAGGTGGAGATCCAGGCGGGCCCGCACCGGCTGGTCTCGTTGCTGACCCGGGAGGCCGTGGAGGAACTGGGCCTGGAGGTCGGCATGGAGGCCACCGCGCGCGTGAAGTCCACCAACGTGCACATCGACCGCGTCTGACCCGGCGCCCTCATCGGCACAGCAGCGCGGCCCACAGGTCGAGCCGGTCGCTCAGCCGGGACAGGTCGCGCCCGGTGAAGTGCTCGATGCGCTGGATCCGGTAGTGCACGGTGTTGACGTGCAGGTGCAGGGCCTGTGCGGTACGCGCCCACGACCCGTCGCAGGCGAGGAACGTCTCCAGGGTGCTCAGCAGTACGGCGGTGGCGGCGCGGTCGCTCTCCAGCAGCGGGCCGAGGACGGTACGGCTGTAGGCGGCGCGGACATCGGCCGGCACACCGGTGAGCAGGGCGTCGAGACCGGTGAGGGCGGTGGCGTCGACGAGGCGGGAGGCGTCCGGCGCGGTGGTACGGGCCGAGGTGAGCGCGTAGCGGGCCTGGGCCAGCGCTCCGCCGAGCCCCTCGGGACCGGTCGCGTGTGCCCCGGTGCCGCCGTGCAGGGCCACATCCGGCGCGCAGGCGGCGACCAGGGGCCAGACCTCGCCCAGGAGGCCGTCGGGACCACCGGCCAGCACCGCGAACGCGCACCCGTCGGGCAGCAGCCCCACGGCCGCCGCCCCCGCCACGCAGTGCACGGCATCCCCCACGCCGCTCGCCGCGGCCCGTGCGGCCTCGCTCCCGTTCGAACCCGTCCCGGCCGTCTCCGCGCTTCCCGCCGTGCCGCTCCCGGCGGCCCCGGCCGCCACATGCCCGGCCAGCTCCGCCAGCGCCGTCTCGGAAACCCCCGGCCGCCGCGGCCCGGCATCGGCGACGACCACCCGGTACGGCCCGGTCTCCGGCATCCCGCACCGCCGTAGCGCGGCCTCCACCGCCCCGGCCCCCGGATGCGGCGTGGCGAGCAGTGTGCCCAGCTGGTCCCCCGCCCGGCGCTCGGCCGGCCTGCGCCGGGCCGCAGCCTCCTGGCACTGGCTCAGGACCGCGGCGACCTCGTGCAGCATGCGCGGCGGCGCGCTGTCGGGGTCGCGCAGATGGAGCAGCCAGCGCGCGTAGGGAGAGGCGCTGTCGGACTCGACGGGCACGGTCACCCCGGTGCCGTCCGCCATGAGCGCGACCGCGTCCCGCGCCGCGACACCCGGCGCGCCCGGGGTGGCCGCCACGGTCCGGCCCGAGGGCGTGAACACATGGGCGACGACGCGGTCGAGGTGGGCGAAGGCAGCGGTGAGGAGAGCGTCGGGCCCGGCCTCCTGGGAGAGGAGCCGGCTCAGCCGTACCCGCACGTGCTCCGGCAGCGCGTGCTGAAGCAGCGCGGGCCGACGGCTCAACTCGCCCCACTGGCGCAGGTACACCGTGTCGGTGATCGCCCGGAACATGACGTGCGCCGGCACCCCCGCCACCGGCACCCCGTGCCGGACACAGGCCTCGACCAGGTCGTCCGGCACGCTCCCGTGCGTCTCCTCCCCCGCGAGCAGCGCCGCGGCCCCCGCTCCCTTGAGCGCGGCGACGAACCGTTCCGCTTTGCCCGGGCCGCCGTCCGGCGACCACCACACCAGCCCGCTGAGCACGACCTCGCCGGACCGTACGAACCGGGCCGGGTCCTCCAGGTCCGTCACGGTCACACCGCTGATCTCGCGCCTGAGGAGGACGTCCTCCGCCCACAGCAGGCGCAGGCCCAAAGAGGCGTCTCCCAGGAGGTGTTCGACGTGCATGTGCTGGCTCCTCGTACGGCCGCCAGGTGCTGGACAGAACACCTGGCATCTCGCATTCACAAGGTGAGCGCGAGATGAAGCATCGTAAATGCAAGCTCAGAGGAGTGGAATGCCTCTTGGTTGATCATCCAGAACCGGAGCCGGGGAGTCGGAGTTTCCACATACGCGAGGGCCGGTGAGGCGGAGGGGAGACGGCCGTCTTGCGCCGTCACCGGCCGCGCCGGAGCGAGGTGCGGTTCAGGTGGCCGCCGCCGACGCCCGACCGGGTGCGGCCGGTGCCGGAGCGCCGAAGCCGTAGCCTCCGTCCACCCGGATCGCCGTGATCCCGCTGATGTGCCGGGCCCCGCAGCGGTCCTGCGGAAGCACCAGCTGGGGGCCCGCCGCATCCAGGGGGGTGCCGTCGATCGTGACGGCGAGCAGCACGGGAGCGTGCGCGAAGTCGGGGTCGATCTCGGCCCAGGACAACAGGGCGTGATGGCCGTCGGTGCCGGTGACGGCGATCAGGAAGCGCAGCCGGTCCTTGCGCCGGACCGGGTCGAAGCCGGGTCCCGCGGCGGCGAGCACGTCGTACAGGCGCGGACCGGCGAACCTGTGGTGCTGGACGCCGCTGGTGGCGCACTCGAAGCTGACGTCCGCCCGGTGCTGCGGCCAGCCGAGCAGATCCGGCACGGTCAGCCGGGCCGGTCGTACGAGATCCCCGGTCAGGGCCAGTTCCGCGAGCGTCACCGCGACCACCTCCCGCAGGACCGTACCCCTGCCAGAGCACCGTACAAACGCACATGCGAGCTACAAGTCACAAGTTCGCAGCTCATGCGATGTGACAGGAGACTTACACCTGGCAGATGCGGCAGTATCATCGCCGCACGGCCGATGCCCGGCCGTGCCAGGGCGCGACAGTTGTTCCACAGAACCCGAGGAGTCGATCCGTGATGACCCGTTCCGTGCGCCGGACCCGGATGCTGCAGCTGGCCGGTGCGGGAGCCGCCGCCCTGATGGCACTCAGCGCCTGCTCCTCCTCCGACGACTCGTCGACGACCAAGGCGGACAAGTCCGGCTCGGCCTCCCCGAAGCTGTCCGGCACGGTCACCGTGTTCGCGGCCGCCTCCCTCAAGGAGAGCTTCACGACCCTCGGCCAGGAGTTCGAGAAGCAGCACCCGGGCACCAAGGTGAGCTTCAACTTCGGGGGCAGCGACACCCTCGCCGCGAACATCACCGGCGGCGCCCCGGCGGACGTCTTCGCCGCCGCCAGCCCCAAGACGATGAAGATCGTCACGGACAAGAGCGACGCGGTCGGCACTCCGGCCACCTTCGTCCGCAACCAGCTGGAGATCGCCACCCTGCCGGGCAACCCCGACAAGGTGGCCTCCCTGAAGGACCTCACCAAGTCCGGTCTGAAGGTCGTCCTGTGCGACAAGACCGTGCCCTGCGGTGCGGCCGCCCAGAAGGCCCTGGACGCCAGCAAGCTCAAGCTCACCCCGGTCTCCTACGAGCAGGACGTCAAGGGTGCCCTGACGAAGGTGGAGCTGAAGGAGGCCGACGCCGCGGTGGTCTACAAGACCGATGTGAAGGCGGCGGGTGACAAGGTGGAGGGCGTGGAATTCCCCGAGTCGGCCAAGGCCGTCAACGCCTACCCGATCGCCCTGTTGAAGAGCGCCCGGAACGCCGAGGCCGCCAAGGCGTTCATCGCCCTGGTCCAGTCCGCCGAGGGCCAGAAGGTTCTGACCGAGGCCGGGTTCCTCAAGCCGTGACCTCGCTCCACGAGCCCGGCGCCGCGGCCGGCCCCCGCACGGGTGGGCCGCGGCGCCGCCGCGTCCGGGTGGGGGCACCGCTGCCGCTGCTGCTGCCCGGAGTGCTCGCCCTGGCGTTCCTGCTGCTGCCGCTGCTCGCCCTGCTCGTCCGCGCCCCCTGGCGCAGTCTGCCGGCGCAGCTGACCAGTACCGAGGTGTGGCAGGCGCTGCAGCTGTCCCTGGTCAGCGCAACGGCGGCGACCGCCGTGAGCCTCGTGCTCGGCGTGCCGCTGGCCTGGCTGCTGGCCCGCACGGACTTCCCCGGCCGGGGGCTGGTCCGCGCCCTGGTGACCCTGCCCCTGGTGCTCCCGCCGGTGGTCGGCGGTGTGGCCCTGCTGCTCGCCCTGGGCCGCAACGGGATCATCGGCAAGTGGCTCGACTCCTGGTTCGGAATCACCCTCCCCTTCACCACCACCGGAGTCATCATCGCGGAGGCGTTCGTCGCGATGCCGTTCCTGGTCATCAGTGTCGAGGGCACCCTGCGTGCCGCCGACCCGCGCTTCGAGGAGGCTGCCACCACGCTCGGCGCCTCCCGCTTCACCGCGTTCCGCCGGGTCACCCTGCCGCTGATCGCGCCGGGCATCGCCGCGGGCTCCGTGCTGGCCTGGGCCCGCGCGCTCGGCGAGTTCGGCGCGACGATCACCTTCGCGGGCAACTTCCCCGGCCGTACCCAGACCATGCCCCTCGCGGTCTACCTCGCCCTGCAGAACGACCCCGAGGCCGCCGTCTCCCTCAGCCTGGTCCTGCTGGCCGTGTCCATCGCCGTGCTGGCGGGGCTGCGGGACCAGTGGCTGACGGGAAGCTGAGGTGACGCCAGGATGGAAGACGACCCTGTGCGCGTGCCCACGAAGGACACCCTCTCCATGACCGACATCGACGCCCCCAAGGCCCACCTCGCCCCCGCGGACGTGCGCGAGCAGGGCCTGGACGCCCGGCTCGTCGTCGAACGCGGCTCCTTCCGGCTGGACGTGGCCCTGGCCGCCGCGCCGGGAGACGTCATCGCGCTGCTCGGCCCCAACGGCGCCGGCAAGACCACCGCCCTGCGCGCCCTCGCCGGCCTGGTCCCCCTCACCGACGGACATCTGCGGCTGGACGGCGCCTCCCTGGAAGACACCCCGCCCGAGTCCCGCCCGGTCGGTGTGGTCTTCCAGGACTACCTGCTCTTCCCGCACCTGTCCGCCCTGGACAACGTGGCCTTCGGGCCGCGCTGCCAGGGCTCCTCCAAGGCCGAGGCCCGCGCGCAGGCCGCCGCCTGGCTGGACCGGATGGGCCTGGCCGACCACGCCGGCGCCAAGCCACGGCGCCTCTCGGGCGGCCAGGCCCAGCGCGTCGCGCTCGCCCGGGCGCTCGCCACCCGGCCCCGGCTGCTGCTCCTGGACGAACCCCTCGCGGCCCTTGACGCCCGCACCCGGCTGGAGGTGCGCGCCCAGCTCCGCCGCCACCTGGCCGAGTTCGAAGCCGTCGCCGTACTGGTCACGCACGACCCGCTCGACGCCATGGTGCTCGCCGACCGGCTGGTGGTCGTCGAACAGGGCCGGGTCGTCCAGGAGGGCGTTCCGTCCGACATCGCCCGCCATCCGCGCACGGACTACATAGCCCAGCTGGTCGGCCTCAATCTGTACCGGGGCGTGGCCGAGGGGCACACGGTACGGCTCGAGGCAGGGCCCTCGATCACGACCACGGAGGACCTGTCCGGCCCGGTCTTCGTGGCGTTCCCGCCGGCCTCCGTCACCCTCTTCCGGGACCGGCCCACCGGCGCCAGCGCACGCAACCTGTGGCGCTGCGAGGTCGCGGGTCTGGAGACCCACGGGGAC is a genomic window of Streptomyces griseochromogenes containing:
- the modA gene encoding molybdate ABC transporter substrate-binding protein — translated: MTRSVRRTRMLQLAGAGAAALMALSACSSSDDSSTTKADKSGSASPKLSGTVTVFAAASLKESFTTLGQEFEKQHPGTKVSFNFGGSDTLAANITGGAPADVFAAASPKTMKIVTDKSDAVGTPATFVRNQLEIATLPGNPDKVASLKDLTKSGLKVVLCDKTVPCGAAAQKALDASKLKLTPVSYEQDVKGALTKVELKEADAAVVYKTDVKAAGDKVEGVEFPESAKAVNAYPIALLKSARNAEAAKAFIALVQSAEGQKVLTEAGFLKP
- a CDS encoding APC family permease gives rise to the protein MVTTEHPPSRLRSWMLEGLSDMGKHGGQVGPQAAPEPAHKGQRWWRVMCLTGVDYFSTLGYQPGIAALAAGLLSPIATIVLVIVTLAGALPVYRRVAEESPHGEGSIAMLERLLSFWQGKLFVLTLLGFAATDFLITITLSAADASTHLVENPHLTSTLHDHQMVITLFLVALLGAVFLKGFLEAIGVAVALVGIYLALNVVVVIVGLYHVITAGHVITDWTSALTTEHGNVFVMIGVALIVFPKLALGLSGFETGVAVMPHVEGDAGDTEELPTGRIRDTKKLLTTAALIMSAFLITTSFITTLLIPADEFKTGGQANGRALAYLAHEYLGNAFGTVYDVSTIAILWFAGASAMAGLLNLMPRYLPRYGMAPHWARAVRPMVIVFTLVAFLVTWIFDADVDAQGGAYATGVLVLISSAAIAVTIAAHKAGQRGWTITFAIISVVFLYTTVVNVIERPDGVKIGACFIAGIILVSLMSRLARAFELRVTHVTMDPMAERFVRDMASRKMRFIANEPDRRDKAEYRDKIEQIRADNEMPEQEDFVFVEVTVTDPSEFEAGLTVQGEVLHNRYRVLTVESASIPNALAALLLHVRDMTGCTPHIYFEWTEGNPFANFLRFFLFGQGEVAPVTREVLREAEPDRDRRPRVHTG
- the modB gene encoding molybdate ABC transporter permease subunit, producing the protein MTSLHEPGAAAGPRTGGPRRRRVRVGAPLPLLLPGVLALAFLLLPLLALLVRAPWRSLPAQLTSTEVWQALQLSLVSATAATAVSLVLGVPLAWLLARTDFPGRGLVRALVTLPLVLPPVVGGVALLLALGRNGIIGKWLDSWFGITLPFTTTGVIIAEAFVAMPFLVISVEGTLRAADPRFEEAATTLGASRFTAFRRVTLPLIAPGIAAGSVLAWARALGEFGATITFAGNFPGRTQTMPLAVYLALQNDPEAAVSLSLVLLAVSIAVLAGLRDQWLTGS
- a CDS encoding molybdopterin-dependent oxidoreductase, with protein sequence MVAVTLAELALTGDLVRPARLTVPDLLGWPQHRADVSFECATSGVQHHRFAGPRLYDVLAAAGPGFDPVRRKDRLRFLIAVTGTDGHHALLSWAEIDPDFAHAPVLLAVTIDGTPLDAAGPQLVLPQDRCGARHISGITAIRVDGGYGFGAPAPAAPGRASAAAT
- a CDS encoding helix-turn-helix domain-containing protein, whose translation is MHVEHLLGDASLGLRLLWAEDVLLRREISGVTVTDLEDPARFVRSGEVVLSGLVWWSPDGGPGKAERFVAALKGAGAAALLAGEETHGSVPDDLVEACVRHGVPVAGVPAHVMFRAITDTVYLRQWGELSRRPALLQHALPEHVRVRLSRLLSQEAGPDALLTAAFAHLDRVVAHVFTPSGRTVAATPGAPGVAARDAVALMADGTGVTVPVESDSASPYARWLLHLRDPDSAPPRMLHEVAAVLSQCQEAAARRRPAERRAGDQLGTLLATPHPGAGAVEAALRRCGMPETGPYRVVVADAGPRRPGVSETALAELAGHVAAGAAGSGTAGSAETAGTGSNGSEAARAAASGVGDAVHCVAGAAAVGLLPDGCAFAVLAGGPDGLLGEVWPLVAACAPDVALHGGTGAHATGPEGLGGALAQARYALTSARTTAPDASRLVDATALTGLDALLTGVPADVRAAYSRTVLGPLLESDRAATAVLLSTLETFLACDGSWARTAQALHLHVNTVHYRIQRIEHFTGRDLSRLSDRLDLWAALLCR
- a CDS encoding TOBE domain-containing protein gives rise to the protein MQSYTIGQAARLLGVSPDTARRWADAGRMATHRDEAGRRLIDGKDLAAFSVELAKGGSGEEDASYTSVRNAFPGIVTAIKLGDVAAQVEIQAGPHRLVSLLTREAVEELGLEVGMEATARVKSTNVHIDRV
- a CDS encoding ABC transporter ATP-binding protein, whose amino-acid sequence is MTDIDAPKAHLAPADVREQGLDARLVVERGSFRLDVALAAAPGDVIALLGPNGAGKTTALRALAGLVPLTDGHLRLDGASLEDTPPESRPVGVVFQDYLLFPHLSALDNVAFGPRCQGSSKAEARAQAAAWLDRMGLADHAGAKPRRLSGGQAQRVALARALATRPRLLLLDEPLAALDARTRLEVRAQLRRHLAEFEAVAVLVTHDPLDAMVLADRLVVVEQGRVVQEGVPSDIARHPRTDYIAQLVGLNLYRGVAEGHTVRLEAGPSITTTEDLSGPVFVAFPPASVTLFRDRPTGASARNLWRCEVAGLETHGDQIRADLAGELPLAADLTTVAAAELDLHPGAAVWATVKATQTHAYPA
- a CDS encoding DUF1707 SHOCT-like domain-containing protein; protein product: MSAELMRTEEPSALRASDADRDRVVDVLTAAVGDGRLTTEEHEERMAAALSARTLGDLAPLTADLPSEAAGLAPVKDVVRIEQQSSSTTRGEGWSVPRRMEIRSTWGDVTLDFSRAEIGHDSLRIDLDLAGGTLRLITRPGVVVDSDSLVIDYGTTKVRPAREPGTPVVLRVEIHGRLSMGRLDVRPSRRLFGGRAARA